A section of the Carya illinoinensis cultivar Pawnee chromosome 12, C.illinoinensisPawnee_v1, whole genome shotgun sequence genome encodes:
- the LOC122290375 gene encoding cycloeucalenol cycloisomerase-like isoform X2, which yields MGGAESESEPACPCSSLWLAPDQSKRWGELFFLCYTPFWLTLCLGIVVPYKLYESFTELEYLVLGLISAVPSFLIPVLFVGKADGLMFWKDRYWVKASLWIIIFSYVGNYFWTHYFFTVLGASYTFPSWKMNDVPHTTFLLTHVCFLFYHVTSNITLRRLRHFVADLPEKVQWITEAAWILALAYFIAYLETLAISNFPYYEFVDRSSMYKVGSLFYAIYFIVSFPMFLRIDEKPGDPWDLPRVAVDALGAAMLVTIILDLWRLFLGPIVPMSESKQCLQPGLPWFPGHANET from the exons ATGGGCG GTGCGGAATCGGAGTCGGAACCGGCTTGTCCATGTTCGAGCTTATGGCTCGCTCCTGACCAGAGCAAGCGATGGGGCGAGCTATTCTTCCTCTGCTACACTCCCTTCTGGCTCACCCTCTGCCTAGGGATCGTCGTACCCTACAAGCTCTACGAG AGCTTTACCGAATTGGAGTATCTAGTTCTGGGTTTGATTTCGGCAGTTCCTTCGTTTTTGATACCAGTGCTATTTGTTGGAAAG GCTGATGGACTTATGTTTTGGAAGGATCGTTATTGGGTCAAG GCCAGCCTCTGGATTATAATCTTTAGCTATGTGGGGAATTACTTTTGGACCCACTATTTCTTCACAGTTTTGGGAGCTTCTTATACCTTTCCATCATGGAAGATGAACGAT GTACCTCACACAACTTTCCTTCTCACACATGTTTGCTTTCTGTTTTATCACGTTACATCGAACATAACACTTCGCCGACTACGGCACTTTGTAGCTGACTTGCCAGAGAAAGTTCAATGGATTACTGAGGCTGCATGGATTTTGGCACTTGCCTATTTCATAGCATACCTTGAGACTTTAGCCATTTCCAAT TTCCCTTATTATGAATTTGTGGATCGTTCATCCATGTACAAAGTCGGGTCCTTATTTTATGCCATCTACTTCATCGTGAGCTTCCCCATGTTTCTGAG AATTGATGAGAAACCGGGTGATCCGTGGGACTTACCCAGAGTGGCTGTCGATGCACTGGGTGCTGCAATGCTGGTTACAATAATACTTGATTTGTGGCGCCTGTTTCTGGGACCTATTGTTCCCATGTCAGAGTCAAAACAGTGCCTTCAACCTGGACTGCCATGGTTTCCAGGACATGCCAATGAAACTTGA
- the LOC122290375 gene encoding cycloeucalenol cycloisomerase-like isoform X1 produces MGGAESESEPACPCSSLWLAPDQSKRWGELFFLCYTPFWLTLCLGIVVPYKLYESFTELEYLVLGLISAVPSFLIPVLFVGKADGLMFWKDRYWVKASLWIIIFSYVGNYFWTHYFFTVLGASYTFPSWKMNDFVSLQVPHTTFLLTHVCFLFYHVTSNITLRRLRHFVADLPEKVQWITEAAWILALAYFIAYLETLAISNFPYYEFVDRSSMYKVGSLFYAIYFIVSFPMFLRIDEKPGDPWDLPRVAVDALGAAMLVTIILDLWRLFLGPIVPMSESKQCLQPGLPWFPGHANET; encoded by the exons ATGGGCG GTGCGGAATCGGAGTCGGAACCGGCTTGTCCATGTTCGAGCTTATGGCTCGCTCCTGACCAGAGCAAGCGATGGGGCGAGCTATTCTTCCTCTGCTACACTCCCTTCTGGCTCACCCTCTGCCTAGGGATCGTCGTACCCTACAAGCTCTACGAG AGCTTTACCGAATTGGAGTATCTAGTTCTGGGTTTGATTTCGGCAGTTCCTTCGTTTTTGATACCAGTGCTATTTGTTGGAAAG GCTGATGGACTTATGTTTTGGAAGGATCGTTATTGGGTCAAG GCCAGCCTCTGGATTATAATCTTTAGCTATGTGGGGAATTACTTTTGGACCCACTATTTCTTCACAGTTTTGGGAGCTTCTTATACCTTTCCATCATGGAAGATGAACGAT TTTGTTTCTTTGCAGGTACCTCACACAACTTTCCTTCTCACACATGTTTGCTTTCTGTTTTATCACGTTACATCGAACATAACACTTCGCCGACTACGGCACTTTGTAGCTGACTTGCCAGAGAAAGTTCAATGGATTACTGAGGCTGCATGGATTTTGGCACTTGCCTATTTCATAGCATACCTTGAGACTTTAGCCATTTCCAAT TTCCCTTATTATGAATTTGTGGATCGTTCATCCATGTACAAAGTCGGGTCCTTATTTTATGCCATCTACTTCATCGTGAGCTTCCCCATGTTTCTGAG AATTGATGAGAAACCGGGTGATCCGTGGGACTTACCCAGAGTGGCTGTCGATGCACTGGGTGCTGCAATGCTGGTTACAATAATACTTGATTTGTGGCGCCTGTTTCTGGGACCTATTGTTCCCATGTCAGAGTCAAAACAGTGCCTTCAACCTGGACTGCCATGGTTTCCAGGACATGCCAATGAAACTTGA